Proteins encoded together in one Leishmania infantum JPCM5 genome chromosome 20 window:
- a CDS encoding kinase-like protein — MSTASQHRKSDSAERDEVNVKNAPKVASEAEINRRNVVFAEALRCACIAMRVGDDPGYIWTPQRLGAGSFGTVTLAYRHEGDAVWRKTAVKRISLRKEMRLSAVLEKVRCAGREVALCRRAGVSPHVVPMYEPWFDCREGVIALPMDAGDFSLEQYAVHCGFRFPPLVLLSMCAQCARAVAHLHRRGVVHRDVKPDNFVVNVFDTAGGAGAGGDGGRRDARAPLVRILDFGLACGVEEVGQELKRCVGTPHYMAPETFSHLCDCDVPAACDVWSLGVTLFRLATGVFPVFEMDKTWQQPPFTALHSGKLWLPSRNLFHEPLSAESLAVLSVAASMLVLDPRYRPTADAAVLQLQGFQEAFSHQIQSWPPGSGPQPCRVWKRTRK, encoded by the coding sequence ATGTCGACCGCCTCGCAGCACAGGAAAAGCGATTCGGCGGAGCGTGACGAGGTCAATGTCAAGAACGCTCCTAAAGTCGCGTCAGAGGCGGAAATAAACCGCCGCAACGTTGTCTttgcagaggcgctgcggtgcgccTGCATTGCGATGCGGGTCGGCGACGACCCGGGGTACATCTGGAcaccgcagcggctcggcgCTGGCTCGTTCGGCACAGTGACGCTTGCATACCGTCACGAGGGCGACGCTGTGTGGCGCAAGACCGCGGTGAAGCGCATATCGCTGCGCAAAGAAATGCGCCTCTCAgccgtgctggagaaggtgcgGTGCGCTGGGCGCGAGGTGGCCCTGTGCCGTCGCGCTGGGGTGTCGCCGCACGTTGTGCCGATGTACGAGCCATGGTTCGACTGCCGGGAGGGCGTGATCGCGCTGCCGATGGACGCCGGTGACTTCAGCCTGGAGCAGTACGCGGTGCACTGCGGCTTTCGGTtcccgccgctggtgctgctgtcgatgtgcgcgcagtgcgcgcgtgctgtggCGCATCTGCATCGGCGCGGCGTTGTGCACCGTGACGTGAAGCCAGACAACTTCGTGGTGAATGTTTTCGACactgctggtggtgctggtgctggcggtgatggtggccgCCGTGACGCGCGGGCACCGCTCGTGCGCATACTTGACTTTGGGCTCGCGtgcggcgtggaggaggtcgGGCAGGAGTTGAAGCGTTGCGTGGGGACACCGCACTACATGGCACCGGAGACGTTTTCGCACCTCTGCGACTGCGACGTGCCTGCGGCGTGCGACGTGTGGAGCCTCGGGGTGACCTTGTTCCGATTGGCCACTGGCGTCTTCCCGGTCTTCGAGATGGACAAGACGTGGCAGCAACCGCCCTTCACCGCGTTACACAGCGGAAAGCTGTGGCTCCCCTCGAGGAATCTCTTCCATGAGCCATTGTCGGCGGAATCGCTAGCGGTGTTGTCAGTCGCTGCGTCGATGCTTGTGCTGGACCCCCGATACCGGCCCACCGCGGATGCTGCGGTGCTACAGCTGCAGGGCTTTCAGGAGGCGTTCAGCCACCAGATCCAGTCATGGCCGCCAGGGTCTGGGCCACAACCCTGCCGTGTCTGGAAACGCACACGTAAGTGA